In the Methylophilus sp. 5 genome, one interval contains:
- the murG gene encoding undecaprenyldiphospho-muramoylpentapeptide beta-N-acetylglucosaminyltransferase encodes MSRQQTLMVMAGGTGGHVYPAMAVADALHAQGWKIVWLATEGGMENRLIADKHYEKAMMTMRGVRGKGLLGWLTLPVKLARAFAQARQAIRQHQPDVVLGMGGFAAFPGGVMAKLAGVPLVIHEQNSIAGLTNKVLAKIASRVLTGFPGALGTQGEMVGNPVREGITTLPTPEQRFAEHHGVLRVLVVGGSLGAVALNTLLPQAFAQLPVNTRPQIIHQAGEKQFEALKKAYADAGVAADCRAFIHDMAEVYAWADLVICRAGALTVAELANVGAASILVPFPFAVDDHQTTNAAYLQQAGAALLIQQRDMDVAQLAATLQTLDRPTCLMMAQKARVLAKPQATQQVADICQQLAAGNKKGTPGSV; translated from the coding sequence ATGAGTCGCCAACAGACATTAATGGTGATGGCAGGCGGCACTGGTGGCCATGTGTATCCAGCGATGGCCGTAGCCGATGCACTACATGCGCAAGGCTGGAAAATTGTTTGGCTGGCGACTGAGGGTGGCATGGAAAACCGCCTCATCGCTGACAAGCATTATGAAAAAGCGATGATGACCATGCGCGGCGTGCGTGGCAAAGGCCTGCTGGGCTGGCTGACGTTGCCGGTGAAGCTGGCACGCGCATTTGCACAAGCCAGGCAGGCCATCCGCCAACATCAACCAGATGTGGTGTTGGGCATGGGCGGGTTTGCGGCTTTTCCTGGCGGCGTGATGGCTAAACTGGCCGGTGTGCCGCTGGTGATTCATGAGCAAAACTCCATTGCGGGCCTGACCAATAAAGTGCTGGCCAAGATCGCTAGCCGTGTATTAACCGGTTTCCCAGGTGCTTTGGGCACACAAGGCGAGATGGTCGGTAATCCGGTGCGCGAAGGCATTACGACCTTGCCCACGCCAGAGCAGCGTTTTGCCGAGCATCACGGTGTGCTGCGCGTGTTAGTGGTGGGCGGTAGCCTGGGCGCGGTGGCGTTGAATACATTGCTGCCACAGGCGTTTGCACAATTGCCAGTGAATACCCGGCCGCAGATTATTCACCAGGCGGGCGAAAAACAGTTTGAAGCGTTGAAAAAAGCTTATGCCGATGCTGGCGTGGCCGCAGATTGCCGTGCTTTTATCCATGATATGGCAGAGGTATATGCCTGGGCCGATTTGGTGATTTGCCGCGCAGGGGCATTGACGGTGGCTGAGTTAGCCAATGTGGGCGCCGCCAGTATTCTGGTGCCGTTTCCGTTTGCGGTGGATGACCACCAAACCACCAATGCCGCTTACTTGCAGCAGGCTGGTGCGGCCTTGCTGATACAGCAACGTGATATGGATGTAGCGCAATTGGCAGCCACCTTGCAAACGCTGGATAGACCGACTTGCTTGATGATGGCGCAAAAAGCGCGTGTGCTGGCCAAACCGCAAGCGACTCAACAAGTTGCAGATATTTGCCAGCAACTGGCGGCAGGCAATAAAAAAGGAACACCGGGTTCAGTATGA
- the ftsW gene encoding putative lipid II flippase FtsW produces the protein MLGPLMMNRERYNSPSYDVSLLWVVLSLLAFGMVMVYSASIAYADSSKMFGHNSTYFLLRQALYIVVGLVAAVIVFQIPMAWWQKMSPYLFIMGIVLLIMVLIPGIGKVVNGSRRWISLLIMNLQPSELMKLFIAMYASDYAVRKASNMHSIKKGFLPMLGVMVFVGVLLLKEPDFGAFAVTASIAFSIMWLGGVNLKVFIAMLGALPLAVFGLVVMEPYRLERMKGFLNPFDDPFDTGYQLSHALIAFGRGEFWGVGLGGSVEKLLYLPEAHTDFLLAVVAEELGYVGVLVVVLLFAWLVIRAFSIAKEAVANERYYAALLAQGIGVWMGVQGFINMGVNMGLLPTKGLTLPLLSYGGSGILANCIAMSVLLRIDFENRRLQKGLQT, from the coding sequence ATGCTTGGCCCGTTGATGATGAACCGTGAGCGCTATAACTCCCCCAGCTACGATGTGTCGCTGCTGTGGGTGGTGTTGTCCTTGCTGGCTTTCGGCATGGTCATGGTGTACTCGGCTTCGATTGCTTATGCTGATTCAAGCAAGATGTTCGGCCATAACAGTACTTATTTTCTGTTGCGCCAGGCTTTGTATATCGTCGTTGGCCTGGTGGCCGCTGTGATTGTGTTTCAGATCCCGATGGCCTGGTGGCAAAAAATGTCGCCTTATCTATTCATCATGGGCATTGTCTTGCTGATCATGGTGTTGATTCCAGGCATCGGTAAAGTGGTTAACGGTAGCCGTCGCTGGATCTCGCTCCTCATCATGAACCTGCAACCGTCAGAACTCATGAAGCTGTTTATTGCCATGTATGCCTCGGACTATGCTGTGCGCAAGGCCAGCAATATGCACAGTATTAAAAAAGGATTTTTGCCCATGCTGGGCGTGATGGTGTTTGTTGGCGTGCTACTGCTTAAAGAGCCCGATTTCGGGGCATTCGCCGTCACCGCCTCAATTGCGTTCTCCATCATGTGGCTGGGCGGCGTCAATCTCAAGGTGTTTATTGCCATGCTGGGCGCTTTGCCATTGGCCGTATTTGGCCTGGTGGTGATGGAGCCTTATCGCCTAGAGCGTATGAAAGGGTTTTTGAACCCGTTTGATGATCCATTTGATACTGGTTACCAGTTATCGCATGCGCTGATCGCGTTTGGTCGTGGTGAATTCTGGGGCGTAGGCCTTGGTGGCAGCGTCGAAAAATTGCTGTATTTGCCAGAGGCGCATACCGACTTCTTGCTGGCAGTGGTGGCCGAAGAGCTGGGTTATGTCGGCGTGTTGGTGGTGGTGTTGCTGTTTGCCTGGCTGGTCATTCGCGCTTTTAGTATCGCCAAAGAGGCAGTGGCGAACGAACGCTATTACGCCGCGTTGCTGGCACAAGGCATTGGCGTGTGGATGGGCGTGCAGGGTTTTATCAATATGGGCGTCAACATGGGTCTGTTGCCAACCAAGGGCCTGACATTGCCGCTGTTGTCTTACGGCGGTAGCGGCATTTTGGCCAATTGCATCGCGATGTCTGTGCTGTTGCGTATTGACTTTGAGAACCGCCGTTTGCAGAAAGGCTTGCAGACATGA
- the mraY gene encoding phospho-N-acetylmuramoyl-pentapeptide-transferase yields MLFELTKWLAADVHGFHVFNYITFRAVLATLTALAISFMVGPTMIRKLTEYKVGQAVRDDGPQTHLVKAGTPTMGGALILVAISISTLLWGNLHNRFIWVVLITTLGFGAVGWVDDYRKVVYKNPKGLSAKAKYFWQSLVGLGVAGFLYATATTPVETTLIVPFFKHLVLPLGAVGFIVLTYLVIVGSSNAVNLTDGLDGLATLPTVMVGSALAIFSYVAGHAVFSKYLGIPYVAGASELMVFCAAMAGAGLGFLWFNAYPAEVFMGDVGALALGAALGVVAVIVRQEIVLFIMGGVFVVETFSVAAQVLYFKYTKKMTGTGKRIFLMAPLHHHYEQKGWKETQVVVRFWIITMMLVLVGLSTLKLR; encoded by the coding sequence ACATGGATTCCATGTCTTCAATTACATCACTTTTCGTGCCGTCCTGGCGACGCTGACCGCATTGGCGATTTCATTTATGGTGGGGCCAACCATGATCCGCAAACTGACTGAATACAAAGTCGGCCAGGCGGTGCGCGATGATGGCCCGCAAACACATTTGGTGAAGGCTGGTACGCCAACCATGGGCGGCGCGTTGATTCTGGTGGCGATTTCGATTTCGACTTTGCTCTGGGGCAACCTGCATAACCGCTTTATCTGGGTCGTGTTAATCACCACGCTGGGTTTTGGCGCGGTTGGCTGGGTCGATGATTACCGCAAAGTGGTCTACAAAAACCCTAAAGGCTTGTCTGCTAAAGCCAAATATTTCTGGCAAAGCCTGGTGGGTTTGGGGGTTGCAGGGTTTTTATACGCAACGGCCACCACACCGGTTGAAACCACCCTCATCGTGCCTTTCTTTAAGCATCTGGTGTTGCCTTTGGGCGCCGTGGGTTTCATTGTGCTGACCTACCTGGTGATTGTGGGCAGCAGTAACGCCGTCAACCTGACCGACGGCCTGGATGGCCTGGCAACACTGCCAACCGTGATGGTGGGTAGTGCGCTGGCGATTTTTTCTTATGTGGCCGGCCATGCGGTGTTTTCCAAATATCTGGGCATTCCTTATGTGGCGGGCGCCAGTGAGCTGATGGTGTTTTGCGCAGCCATGGCAGGCGCTGGCTTAGGCTTTTTGTGGTTTAACGCTTATCCGGCAGAAGTGTTTATGGGTGATGTCGGCGCATTGGCACTCGGTGCTGCACTGGGGGTGGTGGCGGTGATTGTGCGTCAGGAAATCGTGTTGTTCATCATGGGCGGCGTGTTTGTGGTCGAGACCTTCTCTGTGGCTGCGCAGGTGCTGTATTTCAAATACACCAAAAAGATGACCGGCACCGGTAAGCGCATCTTTTTAATGGCGCCGTTGCATCATCACTACGAACAAAAAGGCTGGAAAGAAACGCAGGTGGTCGTGCGCTTCTGGATTATCACCATGATGTTGGTGCTGGTCGGTCTTTCAACATTGAAACTGAGATAA
- the murD gene encoding UDP-N-acetylmuramoyl-L-alanine--D-glutamate ligase, producing MKKQFEQQRIAVLGLGDTGFSALRWLHHMGADAVMFDSRPHPAGLDRLQTEFPEVECHLGPFNYALLSGMDLIVASPGVSLKEPVIAQLLAQGRLVVGDVELFARFRAPYAKVIAITGSNGKTTVTSLVGEICKQAGLNTIVAGNIGLPVLDTLQMTAPDVYVLELSSFQLETIHQLQVDAATVLNLSEDHMDRYDGMDDYAQAKARIYQHARIAVVNRDDPASAALAGQLPQVSFGVNPAPTINDYGLNDAGWLCAGYRHYIEADSLQIRGKHNIANALAAIALTQAIGIDKVSILHTVQSFVGLPHRVEWVASIEDVDFYDDSKGTNVGATCAAISGMLKHGKPQKVVLIAGGDGKGQDFNPLREAVLHHARAVVLIGRDAPKIQQVLHNLQLPVVDAVDLTAAVHIARTLAEAGDAVLLSPACASFDMFRNYEHRAEVFVEAVKAMEAACLAR from the coding sequence ATGAAAAAACAGTTTGAACAACAGCGTATTGCGGTACTGGGACTGGGTGACACCGGTTTCTCTGCCTTGCGCTGGCTGCACCATATGGGCGCAGACGCAGTGATGTTCGACTCACGTCCGCACCCGGCGGGGCTTGATCGCCTGCAAACAGAGTTTCCAGAGGTGGAGTGCCACCTGGGGCCTTTTAACTACGCTTTGTTATCTGGCATGGACTTGATTGTGGCAAGCCCTGGCGTCTCACTCAAAGAGCCGGTGATTGCGCAATTGCTGGCGCAGGGCAGGCTGGTTGTCGGTGATGTTGAGCTGTTTGCACGCTTTCGTGCCCCTTATGCCAAGGTGATTGCGATTACCGGCTCCAATGGTAAAACCACTGTCACCTCACTGGTAGGTGAAATCTGCAAGCAGGCGGGCTTGAATACCATCGTCGCTGGCAATATCGGCTTGCCGGTGCTGGATACCTTGCAGATGACGGCACCAGATGTCTACGTGCTGGAGTTGTCCAGTTTTCAGTTGGAAACCATCCACCAGCTCCAGGTAGATGCCGCGACGGTACTCAATTTGTCTGAAGATCATATGGATCGCTACGACGGCATGGATGACTATGCGCAAGCCAAGGCACGCATTTATCAGCACGCCCGCATTGCGGTGGTGAATCGTGATGACCCGGCCAGCGCCGCGTTGGCCGGCCAGTTACCGCAAGTCTCGTTTGGCGTGAACCCGGCGCCTACCATCAATGATTATGGCCTCAATGATGCAGGCTGGTTATGTGCCGGCTACCGTCACTATATTGAAGCGGACAGCTTGCAGATTCGCGGCAAGCACAATATTGCCAACGCGCTGGCGGCCATCGCGCTGACACAAGCAATTGGCATCGACAAAGTCTCTATCTTGCATACCGTGCAATCTTTTGTCGGCTTGCCACATCGTGTGGAGTGGGTGGCAAGCATTGAAGATGTTGATTTTTACGATGACTCAAAAGGCACTAATGTTGGTGCCACCTGCGCGGCGATTAGCGGCATGCTCAAGCATGGCAAACCACAAAAAGTAGTGTTAATCGCCGGTGGCGATGGCAAGGGTCAGGACTTTAACCCGTTGCGCGAAGCGGTGTTGCATCATGCCAGAGCCGTGGTGTTGATCGGTCGCGATGCGCCAAAAATCCAGCAGGTCTTGCACAATTTGCAATTGCCTGTGGTCGATGCCGTCGATTTAACTGCGGCAGTACATATTGCCAGAACACTGGCCGAAGCAGGCGATGCCGTGTTGCTGTCACCCGCGTGTGCCAGTTTTGATATGTTCCGCAATTACGAGCACAGGGCCGAGGTGTTTGTTGAGGCTGTTAAAGCCATGGAGGCCGCATGCTTGGCCCGTTGA